In one window of Vulpes vulpes isolate BD-2025 chromosome 1, VulVul3, whole genome shotgun sequence DNA:
- the DMRT2 gene encoding doublesex- and mab-3-related transcription factor 2 isoform X3, with the protein MRKRRAFADKELENIMLEREYKEREMLEASQAAALFLPNRMVHGPEYNSYKSAYSPTPVEPPNKDFCNLLPTCLDLTMQYSGSGNMELISSNVSVATTYRQYPFSSRFLVWPKCGPISDTLLYQQCLLNTTTSVQALKPGASWDLKGVRVQEGLVAEHDIMPPKLEASLVLPQAPEVQTSRSDLQGHQAIPERSAFSPPRRNFSAVDTDPLAAQGHILTRISKESTRHPLPLKHNPFHSLFQQTLNDKSGPELKTPFVKEAFEEAPKKHRECLVKENQKYTFTIDRYAKDLFVAKQVGTKLSVNEPLSFSVESILKRPSSAITHVSQ; encoded by the coding sequence ATGAGGAAAAGGCGAGCCTTTGCTGATAAAGAGCTGGAGAACATTATgctggagagagaatataaagaGAGGGAGATGCTGGAAGCATCCCAAGCTGCTGCCTTGTTCCTGCCCAATCGCATGGTGCACGGACCTGAATATAACTCCTACAAAAGTGCCTATAGCCCCACGCCAGTGGAACCGCCAAACAAAGACTTCTGCAATCTTTTGCCCACCTGCCTTGATCTCACCATGCAGTATTCGGGGTCTGGGAATATGGAACTCATCTCTTCCAATGTTAGTGTGGCTACGACGTACAGACAGTATCCTTTTTCCTCGAGATTCTTGGTTTGGCCCAAGTGTGGCCCCATCAGCGACACCCTCCTCTATCAGCAGTGCCTGCTAAACACCACCACCTCGGTCCAGGCCCTGAAGCCTGGGGCCAGCTGGGACCTGAAGGGAGTACGAGTCCAGGAGGGTCTTGTTGCTGAACACGACATCATGCCACCCAAACTAGAAGCCTCGCTGGTGCTGCCTCAAGCTCCGGAGGTCCAGACCTCGAGAAGTGACCTTCAGGGTCACCAGGCCATCCCCGAGAGGTCTGCTTTCTCCCCACCCAGACGGAATTTCTCTGCCGTTGACACGGACCCCCTGGCAGCTCAAGGGCATATCTTAACCAGGATCAGCAAAGAAAGCACCAGGCACCCTCTGCCACTTAAACATAATCCATTCCACTCATTATTCCAGCAAACTCTTAATGACAAATCAGGTCCCGAGTTGAAAACACCATTTGTCAAAGAGGCCTTTGAAGAGGCCCctaagaaacacagagaatgtTTAGTCAAGGAGAACCAGAAGTACACATTTACAATAGACAGATACGCCAAAGATCTTTTCGTAGCCAAACAAGTTGGAACAAAACTCTCTGTGAATGAACCACTGTCATTTTCTGTTGAGTCGATTCTTAAGAGGCCTTCATCTGCCATCACTCATGTTTCTCAGTGA
- the DMRT2 gene encoding doublesex- and mab-3-related transcription factor 2 isoform X2, with protein sequence MPPNFWLRDESGDKKGLSGKQNNFERKAVYQRQVRAPSLLAKSILEGYRPIPADTYVGGSLPLPPPVSDRMRKRRAFADKELENIMLEREYKEREMLEASQAAALFLPNRMVHGPEYNSYKSAYSPTPVEPPNKDFCNLLPTCLDLTMQYSGSGNMELISSNVSVATTYRQYPFSSRFLVWPKCGPISDTLLYQQCLLNTTTSVQALKPGASWDLKGVRVQEGLVAEHDIMPPKLEASLVLPQAPEVQTSRSDLQGHQAIPERSAFSPPRRNFSAVDTDPLAAQGHILTRISKESTRHPLPLKHNPFHSLFQQTLNDKSGPELKTPFVKEAFEEAPKKHRECLVKENQKYTFTIDRYAKDLFVAKQVGTKLSVNEPLSFSVESILKRPSSAITHVSQ encoded by the exons AGGGCACCCAGTTTGCTGGCCAAAAGCATTTTAGAAG GCTACCGCCCCATTCCAGCAGACACTTACGTGGGAGGGAGCTTACCCCTACCTCCCCCAGTAAGTGACCGGATGAGGAAAAGGCGAGCCTTTGCTGATAAAGAGCTGGAGAACATTATgctggagagagaatataaagaGAGGGAGATGCTGGAAGCATCCCAAGCTGCTGCCTTGTTCCTGCCCAATCGCATGGTGCACGGACCTGAATATAACTCCTACAAAAGTGCCTATAGCCCCACGCCAGTGGAACCGCCAAACAAAGACTTCTGCAATCTTTTGCCCACCTGCCTTGATCTCACCATGCAGTATTCGGGGTCTGGGAATATGGAACTCATCTCTTCCAATGTTAGTGTGGCTACGACGTACAGACAGTATCCTTTTTCCTCGAGATTCTTGGTTTGGCCCAAGTGTGGCCCCATCAGCGACACCCTCCTCTATCAGCAGTGCCTGCTAAACACCACCACCTCGGTCCAGGCCCTGAAGCCTGGGGCCAGCTGGGACCTGAAGGGAGTACGAGTCCAGGAGGGTCTTGTTGCTGAACACGACATCATGCCACCCAAACTAGAAGCCTCGCTGGTGCTGCCTCAAGCTCCGGAGGTCCAGACCTCGAGAAGTGACCTTCAGGGTCACCAGGCCATCCCCGAGAGGTCTGCTTTCTCCCCACCCAGACGGAATTTCTCTGCCGTTGACACGGACCCCCTGGCAGCTCAAGGGCATATCTTAACCAGGATCAGCAAAGAAAGCACCAGGCACCCTCTGCCACTTAAACATAATCCATTCCACTCATTATTCCAGCAAACTCTTAATGACAAATCAGGTCCCGAGTTGAAAACACCATTTGTCAAAGAGGCCTTTGAAGAGGCCCctaagaaacacagagaatgtTTAGTCAAGGAGAACCAGAAGTACACATTTACAATAGACAGATACGCCAAAGATCTTTTCGTAGCCAAACAAGTTGGAACAAAACTCTCTGTGAATGAACCACTGTCATTTTCTGTTGAGTCGATTCTTAAGAGGCCTTCATCTGCCATCACTCATGTTTCTCAGTGA